The following proteins are encoded in a genomic region of Nitrospirota bacterium:
- the queF gene encoding preQ(1) synthase, which translates to MKYGEREIEKKELEAWDNPFPERDYEVSITFGEFTCLCPRSGYPDFATIRIRYIPDIKIVELKSLKLYLNSFRNEHISHEEVTNSIYGQLQDMLNPRFIEVIGDFNPRGNVKTVIRVASDMGAKND; encoded by the coding sequence ATGAAATACGGAGAGCGGGAAATTGAAAAAAAAGAGCTTGAAGCATGGGATAATCCCTTCCCTGAAAGGGACTACGAAGTCTCCATTACCTTTGGTGAATTCACATGTCTCTGTCCACGTTCCGGGTACCCTGACTTTGCTACCATAAGGATCAGATACATCCCTGACATCAAGATAGTAGAGCTGAAATCACTGAAGCTCTACCTTAATTCCTTTCGCAATGAACACATATCTCACGAAGAGGTGACAAACAGTATCTATGGGCAACTACAGGATATGCTCAATCCAAGATTTATTGAGGTTATCGGAGACTTTAATCCCAGGGGCAATGTAAAAACAGT